In Arthrobacter sp. QXT-31, one genomic interval encodes:
- the recN gene encoding DNA repair protein RecN, whose translation MLEELRIRDLGVITDATLPLGPGLSVVTGETGAGKTMVVTAVGLLLGARSDAGAVRSGAKSASAEAVVQLQSGHLALERARDAGAEVEEFDGGAELLLSRRLGADGRSRAFLGGRAAPVGVLAEIGESLVVVHGQTDQIRLKGAAAQREALDKFAGDGLASTLASFQDLYSSWKSSQAELDSLRSAERERLREAESLEAALAEIDAIDPQPGEDEALKAESVKLANVEELRIAATTAHQALIAEDFGEAGDATSLVDAAKRTLEHVAEHDEELGSAAARLAEVGFLLNDIATELASYQAGLDSEGPERLAEIEERRAALAKLVRKYAPSIDEVLEWAETARARFDELQGDSTRIENLEAEVARAGAELKKQAAAISKVRAKAAKDLSARVSAELKALAMADATLVITIEPAAQLGPHGGDEISFLLQPHSGAPARPLGKGASGGELSRVMLAIEVVLAAVDPVPTFVFDEVDAGVGGRAAVEIGRRLAMLARHVQVLVVTHLPQVAAFADQHIRVTKNSVRGSDGSTAKGFTSSDVQLLDEAERVKELARMLAGQEDSETAQAHAQELLDDAKLLPQQA comes from the coding sequence ATGCTTGAAGAACTGAGAATCCGAGATCTCGGCGTCATCACCGACGCCACGTTGCCGCTGGGCCCCGGGCTCAGCGTGGTCACCGGCGAGACCGGTGCCGGCAAGACCATGGTGGTCACCGCCGTCGGGCTGCTGCTGGGAGCCCGGTCGGACGCCGGCGCCGTGCGCAGCGGCGCCAAGAGCGCCTCCGCCGAAGCGGTGGTGCAGCTTCAGTCCGGGCACCTCGCGCTGGAACGCGCCAGGGACGCCGGTGCCGAGGTTGAAGAGTTCGACGGCGGCGCGGAACTGCTGCTGTCCCGGCGCCTGGGTGCCGACGGACGCAGCCGGGCGTTCCTCGGCGGGCGGGCTGCCCCCGTGGGCGTGCTGGCCGAAATCGGCGAGTCGCTGGTGGTGGTGCACGGGCAGACGGACCAGATCCGGCTCAAAGGCGCCGCGGCACAGCGCGAGGCCCTCGACAAGTTCGCGGGGGATGGGCTGGCGTCCACGCTCGCCTCATTCCAGGACCTCTACAGCTCCTGGAAATCCAGCCAGGCAGAGCTGGACTCGCTGCGCAGCGCGGAGCGCGAGCGTCTCCGCGAGGCCGAGTCCCTTGAAGCCGCGCTGGCGGAGATCGACGCCATCGACCCGCAGCCGGGGGAGGACGAGGCCCTGAAGGCCGAGTCCGTGAAGCTGGCCAACGTCGAGGAACTGCGGATCGCCGCCACCACGGCACACCAGGCCCTCATTGCCGAGGACTTCGGCGAAGCCGGAGACGCCACGTCGCTCGTGGATGCGGCCAAGCGCACCCTGGAGCACGTGGCCGAACACGACGAGGAACTCGGGTCGGCGGCCGCCCGCCTCGCCGAGGTGGGGTTTCTGCTCAACGACATCGCCACCGAACTGGCCAGCTACCAGGCTGGGCTGGATTCGGAGGGGCCGGAGCGGCTGGCAGAGATCGAGGAACGCCGTGCAGCCTTGGCCAAGCTGGTCCGGAAGTACGCCCCGAGCATCGATGAGGTGCTCGAATGGGCGGAGACCGCCCGGGCACGCTTTGACGAACTGCAGGGTGACTCCACCCGGATCGAAAACCTGGAAGCCGAGGTGGCCAGGGCCGGGGCTGAGCTGAAGAAGCAGGCCGCAGCCATCAGCAAGGTCCGTGCCAAGGCCGCCAAGGACCTTTCCGCCCGGGTCAGCGCCGAGCTGAAGGCACTCGCCATGGCTGACGCCACCCTGGTGATCACGATCGAACCCGCCGCCCAGCTTGGGCCCCACGGCGGTGACGAGATCTCGTTCCTGCTGCAGCCGCACTCCGGCGCCCCCGCCCGGCCGCTGGGCAAGGGCGCGTCCGGCGGCGAGCTCTCCAGGGTCATGCTGGCCATCGAGGTGGTGCTGGCTGCTGTTGATCCGGTGCCCACGTTCGTCTTCGACGAGGTCGACGCCGGCGTGGGCGGACGTGCCGCCGTCGAGATCGGCCGGCGGCTGGCCATGCTGGCCCGCCATGTCCAGGTCCTGGTGGTGACGCACCTGCCTCAGGTGGCGGCCTTCGCCGACCAGCACATCCGTGTGACCAAGAACTCGGTGCGCGGCTCCGACGGCTCCACCGCCAAGGGATTCACCTCCAGCGACGTCCAGCTCCTCGACGAGGCTGAACGCGTCAAGGAACTGGCACGGATGCTGGCAGGCCAGGAGGACTCCGAAACCGCGCAGGCGCACGCCCAGGAGCTGCTGGACGACGCAAAGCTCCTGCCCCAGCAGGCGTAA
- a CDS encoding bifunctional 2-methylcitrate synthase/citrate synthase, which produces MADVEIKKGLDGVVVDYTAVSKVNPDTNSLLYRGYPVQELAARCSFEEVAYLLWNGELPSSGELSDFTARERAGRRLDPVVKQVVDALPVTAHPMDVCRTAASVMGARHELAEDSSPEANMAKALDLFAAMPAVVAYDQRRRRGQDLIEPRDDLGYSANFLWMTFGEEAVAEVVEAFNVSMILYAEHSFNASTFTGRVIMSTLSDLHSAVTGAIGALKGPLHGGANEAVMHTFDEIGIRPEESLEEAAVRAKAWMEDALAQKKKVMGFGHRVYKHGDSRVPTMKAALDKMIAHFGRPELLGLYNGLESAMDEAKGIKPNLDYPAGPTYHLMGFDTNMFTPLFVASRITGWTAHFMEQLNANSLIRPLSAYNGPDERHVP; this is translated from the coding sequence ATGGCTGACGTAGAGATCAAGAAGGGCCTCGACGGCGTGGTGGTCGACTACACCGCTGTCTCGAAGGTCAATCCCGACACGAACTCACTGCTGTACCGCGGCTACCCTGTCCAGGAGCTCGCCGCCAGGTGCAGCTTCGAAGAGGTTGCTTACCTGCTGTGGAACGGCGAGCTGCCGTCTTCCGGCGAGCTGAGTGATTTCACGGCCCGCGAGCGGGCGGGACGGCGGCTGGATCCCGTGGTCAAGCAGGTGGTTGATGCCCTGCCGGTGACGGCCCATCCGATGGATGTGTGCCGCACCGCCGCATCAGTGATGGGCGCCCGCCATGAGCTGGCGGAGGATTCCTCCCCCGAGGCCAACATGGCCAAAGCACTGGACCTGTTCGCCGCCATGCCGGCCGTGGTGGCGTACGACCAGCGCCGGCGGCGCGGCCAGGACCTCATCGAGCCGCGGGACGACCTGGGCTACTCGGCCAACTTCCTCTGGATGACGTTCGGCGAGGAAGCGGTGGCCGAAGTGGTGGAGGCCTTCAATGTCTCCATGATTCTTTACGCCGAGCACTCCTTCAACGCCTCCACCTTCACCGGCCGCGTCATCATGTCCACCCTGTCGGACCTCCATTCGGCGGTGACCGGCGCCATCGGCGCGCTCAAGGGGCCGCTGCACGGCGGAGCCAACGAGGCCGTCATGCACACCTTCGACGAGATCGGGATCCGGCCCGAGGAGTCGCTCGAGGAGGCCGCCGTCCGTGCCAAGGCCTGGATGGAGGACGCCCTGGCCCAGAAGAAGAAGGTCATGGGCTTCGGGCACCGGGTCTACAAGCACGGCGATTCCCGCGTGCCCACCATGAAGGCCGCCCTCGACAAGATGATTGCCCACTTCGGCCGGCCCGAGCTGCTGGGCCTGTACAACGGGCTCGAATCGGCGATGGACGAGGCCAAGGGCATCAAGCCGAACCTGGACTACCCGGCCGGCCCGACCTACCACCTGATGGGCTTCGACACGAACATGTTCACGCCGCTGTTCGTCGCCAGCCGCATCACCGGCTGGACCGCCCACTTCATGGAGCAGCTGAACGCGAACTCGCTCATCCGCCCGCTGAGCGCTTACAACGGTCCGGACGAACGGCACGTCCCGTAA
- a CDS encoding 8-oxo-dGTP diphosphatase translates to MTSVPVTLCFLLREHPEAGPEVLLGLKRTGFGTGKIVGLGGHVEVGETDAQAACREVLEEAGVVVLEEDLSDAGTVEFVFPARPDWNMSTRLFTTRRWTGDPVESSEIIPEWFLVSALPLERMWQDAEHWLPLALAGSVVDAVITLNDDNETVASAEYSFRGV, encoded by the coding sequence ATGACCTCCGTGCCCGTTACCCTCTGCTTTCTCCTCCGGGAACACCCGGAAGCAGGGCCGGAGGTGCTCCTTGGCCTGAAGAGGACCGGCTTCGGAACAGGCAAGATCGTCGGGCTCGGCGGCCATGTGGAGGTTGGCGAGACCGACGCCCAGGCGGCGTGCCGGGAGGTGTTGGAGGAGGCCGGCGTCGTCGTCCTCGAAGAAGACCTGTCCGACGCGGGAACAGTGGAATTCGTCTTTCCTGCCCGCCCCGACTGGAACATGTCGACCCGTCTTTTCACCACCCGCCGGTGGACGGGTGATCCCGTCGAGAGCTCCGAGATCATTCCGGAGTGGTTCCTGGTTTCCGCCCTTCCCCTGGAACGCATGTGGCAGGATGCGGAACACTGGCTGCCCCTGGCACTGGCCGGAAGCGTCGTCGATGCCGTCATCACCCTGAACGACGACAACGAGACCGTGGCGTCGGCCGAATATTCTTTCCGGGGCGTGTAA
- a CDS encoding CTP synthase has product MIGSNSVVQRSNSRVNSRFPGSSKTKHIFVTGGVASSLGKGLTASSLGHLLRARGLSVTMQKLDPYLNVDPGTMNPFQHGEVFVTDDGAETDLDIGHYERFLDENLEGSANVTTGQVYSTVIAKERRGEYLGDTVQVIPHITDEIKRRMRLPAEGKNAPDVIITEIGGTVGDIESQPFLESARQVRQDIGRTNVFFLHVSLVPYIGPSQELKTKPTQHSVAALRSIGIQPEAIVIRSDREVPEAMREKIGRMCDVDIDAVVNAADAPSIYDIPKTLHTQGLDSYIVRALDLPFKDVDWTSWDKLLEAVHNPKHEVEIALVGKYIDLPDAYLSVTEALRAGGFANNAKVKIRWVPSDECETHEGAVRSLEGVDAICVPGGFGIRGLEGKLGALKFARESRLPVLGLCLGLQCMVIEYARNVVGLEGASSSEFEPDSKYPVIATMEEQLEFVEGRGDLGGTMRLGLYEAKLDEGSVIAETYGKTTVSERHRHRYEVNNKYREQIAAEGLVFSGTSPDGKLVEYVELPREVHPYYVATQAHPELSSRPTRPHPLFAGLVKAALDHQSGSAANAFEPAAAATGEAAAE; this is encoded by the coding sequence ATGATAGGCTCGAATTCCGTGGTGCAGCGATCAAATTCCCGTGTAAATTCCCGGTTCCCGGGCTCGTCCAAGACAAAGCACATCTTCGTCACCGGTGGTGTGGCGTCCTCGCTAGGCAAGGGACTGACGGCCTCCAGCCTCGGACACCTGCTGCGGGCACGCGGCTTGTCTGTAACTATGCAGAAGCTCGATCCCTACCTGAACGTGGATCCGGGCACGATGAACCCCTTCCAGCACGGCGAGGTTTTCGTCACAGACGACGGTGCTGAAACCGACCTCGACATCGGACACTACGAGCGCTTCCTCGACGAAAACCTCGAGGGTTCGGCCAACGTAACCACCGGCCAGGTCTACTCCACGGTCATCGCCAAGGAACGCCGTGGCGAATACCTCGGTGACACCGTCCAGGTCATCCCGCACATCACCGACGAGATCAAGCGCCGGATGCGGCTTCCCGCCGAGGGCAAGAATGCCCCGGACGTCATCATCACGGAAATCGGCGGGACCGTTGGCGACATCGAGTCCCAGCCCTTCCTCGAGTCCGCCCGCCAGGTCCGCCAGGACATCGGCCGGACCAACGTCTTCTTCCTCCACGTTTCGCTGGTGCCGTACATCGGTCCTTCGCAGGAACTGAAGACCAAGCCCACGCAGCACTCCGTGGCCGCCCTCCGCTCCATCGGCATCCAGCCGGAAGCCATCGTGATCCGCTCGGACCGCGAAGTCCCCGAGGCCATGCGCGAGAAGATCGGCCGCATGTGCGACGTCGACATCGACGCCGTGGTTAACGCCGCCGACGCCCCCAGCATCTACGACATCCCCAAGACCCTGCACACGCAGGGCCTGGATTCGTACATCGTCCGCGCGCTGGACCTGCCGTTCAAGGACGTGGACTGGACCAGCTGGGACAAGCTCCTCGAAGCTGTCCACAACCCCAAGCACGAGGTCGAAATTGCCCTCGTGGGCAAGTACATTGACCTCCCGGACGCCTACCTCTCCGTCACGGAGGCCCTGCGCGCCGGCGGTTTTGCCAACAACGCCAAGGTCAAGATCCGCTGGGTGCCCTCAGACGAATGCGAAACCCACGAGGGTGCGGTGCGCTCCCTCGAAGGCGTGGACGCGATCTGCGTGCCGGGCGGCTTCGGCATCCGCGGCCTGGAAGGCAAGCTGGGCGCCCTGAAGTTTGCCCGCGAGTCCCGGCTGCCCGTCCTGGGCCTGTGCCTTGGCCTGCAGTGCATGGTCATCGAATACGCCCGCAACGTGGTCGGCCTCGAGGGTGCCTCCTCCAGCGAGTTCGAGCCGGACTCCAAGTACCCCGTCATCGCCACGATGGAAGAGCAGCTGGAATTCGTTGAAGGCCGCGGCGACCTCGGCGGCACCATGCGCCTTGGCCTGTACGAAGCCAAGCTGGACGAGGGCTCGGTCATCGCCGAGACCTACGGCAAAACCACCGTCAGCGAACGGCACCGCCACCGGTACGAGGTGAACAACAAGTACCGCGAGCAGATTGCCGCCGAGGGCCTGGTGTTCTCCGGCACGTCTCCGGACGGCAAGCTGGTGGAATACGTGGAGCTGCCCCGCGAGGTGCACCCCTACTACGTGGCCACCCAGGCGCACCCCGAACTGAGCTCACGGCCCACCCGGCCGCACCCGCTCTTTGCCGGACTGGTGAAGGCCGCCCTGGACCACCAGAGCGGCAGCGCCGCGAACGCGTTCGAACCCGCCGCGGCCGCCACCGGCGAAGCCGCAGCAGAATAG
- a CDS encoding MmgE/PrpD family protein produces MVKEHHVRVYKSEENLPREQQLAHKIAVVAADPVEVTADVTDMVINRIIDNASVAVASLNRAPIIAARAQALTHSPSSGGKGAKVFGIGERVSPEWAAWANGVAVRELDYHDTFLAADYSHPGDNIPPILAVAQHVGSSGADLIRGIATGYEIQVNLVKAICLHKHKIDHVAHLGPSAAAGIGTLLGLDVETIFQSVGQALHTTTATRQSRKGEISTWKAHAPAFAGKMAVEAVDRSMRGQTSPVPIYEGEDGVIAWMLDGPDASYEVPLPEAGEAKRAILDTYTKEHSAEYQAQAWIDLARKLNREHPEATDPGNVKSVLIKTSHHTHYVIGSGANDPQKYSPTASRETLDHSIPYIFTVALQDGSWHHVDSYSPERAARPDTVELWQKVSTVEDPEWTRRYHSLDISEKAFGGSVEITLTDGTVIRDEIAVADAHPLGARPFTREQYVNKFRTLAKDLVTEEEIDRFLAAVERLPELAAGELDQLNIAAAPGVIDFSAAPKGLF; encoded by the coding sequence ATGGTTAAGGAACACCACGTCCGCGTCTACAAGAGCGAGGAAAACCTCCCGCGCGAACAGCAGCTGGCCCACAAGATTGCAGTGGTTGCCGCTGATCCCGTCGAAGTGACCGCCGACGTCACGGACATGGTGATCAACCGCATCATCGATAACGCGTCCGTGGCCGTCGCCTCGCTGAACCGCGCCCCCATCATCGCCGCCCGGGCGCAGGCCCTCACCCACTCACCGTCCAGCGGCGGCAAGGGGGCCAAGGTCTTCGGCATCGGCGAACGCGTCTCCCCCGAGTGGGCAGCTTGGGCCAACGGCGTGGCCGTGAGGGAACTCGACTACCACGACACCTTCCTCGCTGCGGACTACTCGCACCCCGGCGACAACATTCCGCCGATCCTTGCTGTCGCCCAGCACGTGGGCTCCAGCGGTGCGGACCTGATCCGCGGCATCGCCACCGGCTACGAGATCCAGGTGAATCTGGTGAAGGCGATCTGCCTGCACAAGCACAAGATCGACCACGTCGCCCACCTCGGCCCCTCGGCCGCCGCCGGCATCGGCACTCTCCTGGGGCTCGACGTCGAAACCATCTTCCAGTCCGTCGGCCAGGCCCTGCATACCACCACGGCGACGCGCCAGTCCCGCAAGGGTGAGATCTCCACGTGGAAGGCGCACGCCCCGGCATTTGCCGGAAAGATGGCAGTGGAGGCGGTGGACAGGTCCATGCGCGGACAGACCTCCCCGGTGCCGATCTATGAGGGTGAGGACGGCGTCATCGCCTGGATGCTGGACGGCCCGGACGCCTCCTACGAGGTTCCGCTTCCCGAAGCCGGCGAAGCCAAGCGAGCCATCCTGGACACCTACACCAAGGAACACTCCGCCGAGTACCAGGCCCAGGCGTGGATCGACCTCGCCCGCAAGCTCAACCGGGAGCACCCGGAAGCAACCGATCCGGGGAACGTGAAGTCCGTCCTGATCAAGACGAGCCACCACACCCACTACGTGATCGGCTCCGGCGCCAACGATCCCCAGAAGTACAGCCCCACCGCCAGCCGGGAAACCCTGGATCACTCCATCCCGTACATCTTCACGGTCGCGCTGCAGGACGGTTCCTGGCACCACGTGGACTCCTACTCCCCCGAACGCGCCGCCCGCCCTGACACAGTGGAGCTGTGGCAGAAGGTGTCCACGGTGGAGGATCCCGAGTGGACCCGCCGCTACCACTCCCTGGACATCTCCGAGAAGGCCTTCGGCGGCTCCGTGGAGATCACGCTCACGGACGGCACGGTCATCCGCGATGAGATCGCCGTCGCCGACGCCCACCCGCTGGGCGCCCGGCCGTTCACCCGCGAGCAGTACGTGAACAAGTTCCGCACCCTTGCCAAAGACCTCGTGACGGAGGAAGAAATCGACAGGTTCCTTGCCGCCGTCGAACGCCTTCCGGAACTGGCTGCCGGCGAGCTGGACCAGCTCAATATCGCTGCGGCGCCCGGCGTCATCGACTTCAGCGCCGCTCCCAAGGGGCTGTTCTAG
- the prpB gene encoding methylisocitrate lyase: MLYSATTPEQKRRKFRELLGSGTIQQFPGAFNPLSARLIEEKGFAGVYISGAVLANDLGLPDIGLTTLTEVATRAGQIARMTDLPCIVDADTGFGEPMNVARSVQELENAGLAGCHIEDQFNPKRCGHLDGKNVVDLDTATKRIRAAADARRDPNFLIMARTDIRAVEGLDAAKYRAKALVEAGADAIFPEAMKDLAEFQAIRDAVDVPILANMTEFGKSDLFTVDQLQEVGVNMVIYPVTLLRSAMGAAERTLDSIRADGTQEAQVGSMLTRARLYDLVDYEAYNRFDTGVFNFRIPGTD, from the coding sequence ATGCTGTACTCCGCCACCACCCCGGAGCAGAAGCGCCGCAAGTTCCGCGAGCTGTTGGGTTCCGGAACTATCCAGCAGTTCCCGGGCGCGTTCAACCCGCTCTCGGCGCGGCTGATCGAGGAAAAAGGCTTCGCCGGTGTCTACATCTCCGGCGCTGTCCTGGCCAATGACCTGGGCCTGCCGGACATCGGCCTCACCACCCTCACCGAGGTGGCAACAAGGGCCGGACAGATCGCCCGCATGACCGACCTGCCCTGCATCGTGGACGCCGACACCGGCTTCGGCGAACCCATGAACGTGGCCCGCAGCGTCCAGGAACTCGAAAACGCCGGGCTCGCCGGCTGCCACATCGAGGACCAGTTCAACCCCAAGCGCTGCGGCCACCTCGACGGCAAAAACGTCGTTGACCTCGACACCGCCACCAAACGCATCCGCGCGGCGGCGGATGCACGGCGGGACCCGAACTTCCTCATCATGGCCCGCACGGACATCCGGGCAGTGGAAGGACTGGACGCCGCGAAGTACCGGGCCAAAGCCCTCGTCGAGGCCGGCGCCGACGCCATCTTCCCGGAAGCGATGAAGGACCTGGCCGAGTTCCAGGCCATCCGCGACGCCGTCGACGTGCCGATCCTGGCCAACATGACCGAGTTCGGCAAGAGCGATCTCTTTACCGTCGACCAGCTGCAGGAAGTGGGCGTGAACATGGTGATTTATCCGGTCACCCTGCTCCGTAGTGCCATGGGGGCGGCTGAGCGTACGCTGGACTCAATCAGGGCCGACGGAACGCAGGAGGCACAGGTAGGGAGCATGCTGACGCGCGCGCGGCTGTACGACCTGGTGGATTACGAGGCCTACAACCGCTTTGATACCGGCGTCTTCAACTTCCGGATTCCCGGAACGGACTGA
- a CDS encoding GntR family transcriptional regulator, protein MRASDRAYAALRDDIIEWRLLPGTVLAEVEQSERLGVSRTPLREALSRLTAEGLTTAGGRGVVVTDISLEDIDELFELRETLEGKAAALAAERGDAGVFRGLQEELLAAPALLNSPDPARHDYYELVGRLDTAIDSAISNSYLAQAMRSLRVHLVRVRRLAADDQARLTAAAAEHAAIAEAIAEGNPRLAEAATTVHLHRSLSHVKAVHTSAQKESHG, encoded by the coding sequence ATGCGCGCGAGCGACAGGGCTTATGCCGCACTGCGCGATGACATCATCGAATGGCGCCTCCTCCCCGGTACAGTCCTCGCCGAAGTCGAGCAGTCCGAACGCCTCGGGGTCTCCCGAACGCCCCTCCGCGAGGCCCTCAGCCGGCTGACGGCGGAAGGTTTGACGACGGCGGGCGGCCGCGGCGTCGTCGTCACCGACATCTCACTGGAGGACATCGATGAACTGTTCGAGCTCCGCGAAACCCTCGAGGGGAAAGCAGCCGCGCTGGCCGCGGAGCGCGGCGATGCCGGCGTCTTCCGCGGACTGCAGGAGGAACTGCTGGCTGCGCCTGCCCTGCTCAACTCCCCCGATCCTGCCCGGCACGACTATTACGAGCTCGTCGGCCGCCTGGACACCGCCATTGACAGTGCCATCTCCAATTCCTATCTGGCGCAGGCCATGCGCAGCCTGCGCGTCCATCTGGTCCGGGTCCGCAGGCTGGCCGCGGACGACCAGGCCCGGCTGACAGCCGCCGCAGCCGAACATGCCGCCATCGCCGAAGCCATCGCTGAAGGCAACCCGCGGCTGGCCGAAGCGGCCACCACCGTCCACCTGCACCGCAGCCTTTCCCACGTCAAAGCCGTCCACACATCCGCCCAGAAGGAGTCCCATGGTTAA
- a CDS encoding NUDIX domain-containing protein, translating to MPGNSEVTPAGRQVSDAPSPRRLLSRERVYNGRIWDVVSDSFKLTAEGDPLVRDYIEHPGAVAVLPMNDDGEVLLIKQYRHPVGMDLWEIPAGLLDIEGEDFLVGAARELAEEADLIASKWNVLVDFFNSPGSSSEAIRIYLARGLNEVPHHELHVRTDEEAEIELHWIPLEDAVSAVLDGSLHNPSAVVGILAAAAAKADGFNGLRPGDAEWPAHPSQR from the coding sequence ATGCCCGGTAATTCTGAAGTCACCCCTGCTGGCCGGCAGGTTTCGGATGCGCCGAGCCCGCGCCGTCTGCTCTCCCGTGAGCGGGTCTATAACGGCCGGATCTGGGACGTAGTCAGCGACAGCTTCAAGCTCACCGCCGAGGGCGACCCCCTGGTCCGGGACTACATCGAACACCCCGGTGCCGTCGCTGTGCTCCCCATGAACGACGACGGCGAAGTGCTGCTGATCAAGCAGTACCGTCACCCCGTGGGCATGGACCTGTGGGAGATTCCCGCGGGCCTGCTCGACATCGAGGGCGAGGACTTCCTGGTGGGCGCCGCACGTGAACTCGCCGAGGAAGCGGACCTGATCGCCAGCAAGTGGAATGTCCTGGTGGACTTCTTCAACTCGCCCGGCTCCTCCAGCGAGGCTATCCGCATTTACCTCGCCCGCGGACTCAACGAGGTCCCGCACCACGAACTGCACGTCCGCACGGACGAAGAGGCAGAAATCGAACTGCACTGGATCCCGCTGGAGGACGCTGTCTCCGCGGTCCTGGATGGAAGCCTGCACAACCCGTCGGCCGTCGTCGGAATCCTCGCTGCCGCCGCCGCCAAGGCGGACGGCTTCAATGGACTACGGCCGGGCGACGCCGAGTGGCCGGCACACCCCAGCCAGCGCTGA
- the xerD gene encoding site-specific tyrosine recombinase XerD encodes MSADTAAPEDTPATEAETPAPRLTPGTDTAPSARPRTAIDRGVTDYLQHMGVERGLAANTLSAYRRDLARYSAYLAGQGLSSPADITRHHVTGFAQALSDGADGGTPLGVRSAARTVVAVRGLHRFWALEGTTTADPASDVHPPMPGKRLPKAITVDEVTRILEAAGTDTATGLRDRALLEFLYSTGARISEAVGLDVDDLSVQAAESGPAIVRLFGKGSKERMVPLGSFAARALDAYLVRGRPLLAGKGKGTPALFLNARGGRISRQSAWTILKAAADKAQISKDVSPHTLRHSFATHLLEGGADVRVVQELLGHASVTTTQVYTLVTADTLREVYAAAHPRALG; translated from the coding sequence ATGTCCGCGGACACGGCGGCACCGGAGGATACTCCGGCGACCGAGGCGGAAACGCCGGCACCCAGGCTGACACCGGGCACGGACACCGCACCATCGGCACGGCCCCGCACCGCGATCGACCGCGGCGTGACCGACTACCTTCAGCACATGGGCGTCGAACGCGGCCTGGCCGCGAACACCCTTTCCGCCTACCGCCGCGACCTCGCCCGCTATTCCGCCTACCTCGCCGGGCAGGGACTCAGCAGCCCGGCTGACATCACCCGCCATCACGTGACGGGCTTTGCCCAGGCGCTCTCTGACGGCGCCGACGGCGGCACCCCGCTCGGGGTGCGGTCGGCGGCGCGGACTGTAGTTGCGGTCCGTGGACTGCACCGCTTTTGGGCGCTGGAAGGAACGACGACGGCGGACCCCGCCAGCGATGTCCACCCGCCAATGCCCGGCAAACGGCTGCCCAAGGCGATCACCGTGGACGAGGTCACCAGGATCCTGGAAGCCGCCGGCACCGACACTGCAACTGGCCTCCGGGACCGGGCGCTGCTGGAGTTCCTGTACTCCACCGGGGCTCGGATCAGCGAGGCCGTAGGGCTGGACGTGGACGACCTCTCCGTGCAGGCAGCCGAATCCGGCCCGGCCATCGTGCGGCTGTTCGGCAAGGGCTCCAAGGAACGGATGGTGCCCCTCGGCTCGTTCGCCGCCCGTGCCCTTGACGCCTACCTGGTCCGGGGACGCCCGCTGCTCGCCGGGAAAGGCAAGGGCACCCCTGCGCTGTTCCTCAACGCCAGGGGCGGGCGCATCAGCAGGCAAAGCGCGTGGACCATCCTGAAGGCGGCGGCGGACAAGGCCCAGATCAGCAAGGATGTTTCCCCGCACACCCTGCGCCACTCCTTTGCGACCCACCTGCTCGAAGGGGGAGCGGATGTCCGCGTGGTCCAGGAACTGCTCGGGCATGCCTCGGTGACCACCACCCAGGTGTACACCCTGGTCACGGCCGACACGCTGCGGGAAGTCTACGCCGCGGCGCATCCCCGCGCCCTGGGATAA